AGTCTGGAGGAATTGAGTTTACTATTAAGTATGCAAATGAAAAATTGCAATCAGATTTTTTAAATTGGCAAAATGAAAATAATCAAATTTTACAAACAGTATATGAAACTTTATTACAAATAAAAAAAATCAATAAGCAATTAGAACAAAGTGATTATGAATTAAAAAATAAAGAGATTGAACTTATTTTAAAAAAGATTCAATATGAAAATGGCAAAAGTGATATTATTGAGTTAAATAATGCAATAATGGCAAAAAACAATCAATATAAACAAAATGTTAATTTAAAAAACTCTTTAAAAAAACAAAAATTAATTTTAGAAAAATATACTAAGTTAAAGTATCAAGAAATAAAATTGATTGATTTTTCAAATATAAATAAGAGTGATTATATAAAGAAAAATATTCAATTACTTTATGAAGACTCATTGTCAAATTTAGCAAGCACTTCATATAAGAAACAAAAAGCAAGTTATTTACCAAAGGTAACTTTATCTACAAATTTATCATATAGTGAAAATGAAGATTTGATTTCTAATAATCGTGATGATAATAACTCTGGTTCTATTGGTTTGAGTTTATCAATGCCTTTATATGATATAAATAAAAAAGCAACTTTAGAAAAGTTAAGGTTAGAATCACTTAAACAAAAAGTCAATCTTATTGATTTAAAAAATCAAATAAAAAAAGAGTTTGATGAAACTTTAACAAAAATACAAACATACAAAAACTACAACAAAATAATAAATGAAAATATAGAGTTGTATGATGATTTGATACAAATAAATCAAGTTTCAAGTCAAGCAGGAATGTCTTCAAAATATGATTTAGAAATATTAAAAAATACAAAAAAAATAAATGAGTATGATTTAGTAATAAATAATATAGATATGCAACTTGAATATGCAAAATTATACTTTCAAATAAAGGCAAATAACTAATGGATTCAACTTTACAAGAGCAATTAAATGCACATTCAAAAAGTAGTTCTAAGAAAAAAAATATTTATTTAATAGCTATAGTTATTATTATTTTGGCTATTTCTTACTATTTTTTTATATTAAAAAATGACAATAAAAATCAAGAAATATCTTATATTACACAAAAAATAAAAAAAGGTGATTTACAAATATCTGTTATGGCTACAGGAAATTTAAATCCAACAAATAGCGTAGATATTGGAATAGAAGTATCTGGAACTATAAAAGAGATTTATGTTGATTTTAATGATAAGGTTAAAGTAGGGCAGGTCTTGGCTAAACTTGATACAACTAAATTAAAATCCCATGTTGATAGTTCAAAAGCTTCACTTGCAATTTCAAAAGCAAATCTAAAAGAGAGTGAAGTTAATGTTAAAAATAAAAAGCTAAATTATGAAAGAATGCTTAAAATGTTTGAACAATCAAAGGGAAAATATCCCTCTAAAAATGATTTAGATGACTCGATGTTTTCTTATGAAAGTTCAAAAGCTTCATATGAAGCAGCAAAATCAAAAGTTATGCAAGCTGAATATAACTTAAAAACAGACCAAGAAAATTTAGATAAAGCAGTAGTAAAATCTTCAATTGATGGAATAGTTTTAAACAAAGCAGTTGAAGTAGGACAAACAGTTGCTGCTTCTATGTCAACACCAACACTTTTTACCCTTGCAAAAGATTTGTCAAAAATGGATTTAATTGTAAGTATTGATGAAGCTGATGTTGCAAATATAAAAGAAGGATTAGATGTGACTTTTACAGTTGATGCATATCCAAAAGAAACTTTTAAAGGAAAAATAAAACAAGTAAGATTTAATCCTGTAGAAGAGAGTGGAGTAGTTACTTATGAAACCGTAGCTTTAGTAAATAATGCAAAACTTTTATTAAGACCAGGGATGACTGCTTCTGCAGAAATTATAACAACTGAGTTAAAAGATAAACTACTTGTTCCAAATAGTGCTTTAAGATTTGAACCAACTGATATTGAACAGGTTAAAAAGAAAAGTATGAGTTTAACAGGACCTTTTAGAAGAGATAGAAAAAGTAAAAAGTCTAAAGAATTAGCAGGCTTATCTTATAAAACAGTTTATATTTTAGAAAATAATAAGCTAAAAAAGCTAAGAGTAAAAGTTTTACAAACAGATGGAAGATTTACAAGTATTGAATCAAATCTTTTAAAAGTTGATGATGAAGTTGTTATTTCTCAAAAGAGCATTTAATGAATGATGATAAAACAATAATAGAGTTTAAAGATATTGTTAAGATATATGGAAAAGCTGAAGCTAAAACTTATGCTTTAAACAAAGTTAGCCTTAGTATAAAAAAAGGTGAATTTGTATCAATAATGGGTGCAAGTGGAAGTGGTAAATCAACTTCTATGAATATGATTGGATGTTTAGATTTTGCTACAAGTGGAGAGTATCTTTTTGATGGAATAAATGTAGAAAAGTTAAATCGAAATCAAATGGCACTTATTAGAAGAAACTATTTAGGTTTTGTATTTCAAGGTTTTAATCTTCTTGGAAGAACAAGTGCTTTAGAAAATGTAGAGTTACCTTTAATATATAGAAAAGTCTCTACTAAAAAAAGAAAAGAACTTGCTATTGAAGCTTTAAATAAAGTTGGACTAGGAAGTGTTGTTCACCATACTCCAGCCCAACTCTCAGGTGGACAACAACAACGTGTGGCAATTGCTAGAGCAATTGTAACAAATCCTTTAGTTTTATTAGCAGATGAACCAACTGGAAATCTTGATAGTATAAAAAGTGTTGAGATAATGGATTTATTAAAACATCTAAATGAAGAGTTAGGAATTACTATTATTATGGTAACCCATGAAGAAGAGATGGCAAAATATTCAAATAGAGTTATATACTTTAGAGATGGGCACATAGAACAAACTCTTAAAAAAGGATATAAATAATGTTACTAAATGCCTTTTTAATAGCTTTAAAAGAGATAAGAAGAAATATCTTACGGTCAATTTTAACAATTTTAGGAATTGTAATTGGAGTTACTTCTGTAATTGCTATGGTAATGATTGGAGATGGAACAACTGCAAATGTTCAAGAAAATATATCAAAACTTGGAACAAATATGCTGACTTTAAGAGTAGGGCAAGAAAGAAGAGGGAAACCAAGAAGTGATAATAGTGCAAGAGCTTTTAAACAAGTAGATATAGATGCTATAAAAAATCAAATTGTTAATATAAAAGCAATTGCAGCTGAAAATAGTAGCTCGGTTAATGCAATATATTCTAATAAAAGCTATACAACAAGTATTATAGGAACAAGTAATGATTATTTTGTTATTAAAGATTGGATATTAAAAAGTGGAAGAGAGTTTGATCAAAATGAACTAAATTTTGGACAAACATCTTGTATTTTAGGTACAACTATTGTAAAACAACTTTTTGATAAACAAGATCCTCTTGGTGCAAAAGTAAGACTTAATAACTTTGCTTGTACAGTAATAGGTGTTTTAAAATCAAAAGGTGCAGCTGCATTTGGAAGAGATCAAGATGAAATTATTGTAGTACCTTTAAAAATGTTTCAAAGAAAAATACAAGGTAATAAAGATATTAAATCAATTTTAATTTCAATAAATGAAAGTAAAAATATTAAACAAGCCAAAAAAGATATTACTTTATTAATGCAAGAAAGAAGAGCTATAAAAAAATCAGAAGAGAATAACTTTTATATAAGAGATATGCAAGATTTACTCTCAACTATGACTTCTACAACTAAAATGCTAACTTATCTTTTAGGTTCAATTGCAGCTATTTCTTTACTTGTAGGGGGAATAGGTATTATGAATATAATGTTAGTTTCAGTTACAGAAAGAACAAGAGAAATAGGAACAAGGCTTGCGATTGGAGCTATGGAAAGCGAAGTTTTATTGCAGTTTTTAGTTGAATCTATAGTGTTATCTACTCTTGGTGGAATTATAGGAATAATTTTAGGTATATCAATTGGATACTTTGCAGTTCATTTTATGGAATTGCCTTTTATAATTAATACTCAAATTATTATAATTGCTTTTATATTTTCTACATTAATTGGTGTGATTTTTGGATATTTCCCAGCTAGAAAAGCTGCAAGATTAAATCCTATTGATGCTTTAAGATATGAATAATGAATGTTAAAGTAAAGAAGATTACTCTTCTTTACTTTATTAAAATATTAGAATTTTAATTGCATTGAGAAGCTATATCTTCTTCCATCTAAGACATTGTCATAACCATCATCTGTAGTTACTTCTTTATTTGTTAGATTATAAATCCCTGCTTTTAAAATGATATTTTCTGCAACATCATACACTAATCCAGCATCAGCAAATGTATATGATGGTTGTTTATTTAATTCACCACTTCTTGAAATATCTCCTGCTGTTTTACTTCTATAGTTTACTTGAGTCCAAAGGTTAAGTTTTCCTGTTGCTTCCCAATCTAATCCAGCATTAAACATATGTTTTGAAATGTCATTTAAAGGTCTTCCTTTATTATCCCCTGATTTTTGCTCAGATTTTGTATATGTATATGAATGTCTATATAATAAATTATCTGTAATATTATAATCTGTTGTTAATTCAATACCCTCAATTTCAGCTTCATCAACATTTTCATAAGCTGTATATCCATATTTATGAGGTTCATAAGATGTTCCTTTGTATGTGCAAGGTTGGTTTGGTGGGCATATTTTACCTGTTCTTTGAATCTTATCTTCAAACTTTGTATGAAAAGCTACTAAACTTGCTTTCAATCCCAAATCATAGTCATTGTAAGCTAATCCTACTTCATAGTTTAAGCTCTCTTCTGGTTTTAAATCAGGATTACCAATCATAACGCCACCTCTAGATATTCCTGCAAAATCAGGAGCAGCTTGTCTTAATGAAGGTGCTTTATAACCTGCTGTTACTCCACCTTTTAAAGTGAATTTATCTGTTAAATGGTAAACAGCATATGCTTTTGGACTAAAATTACTTCCAAAAGCTTCATTATCATCATATCTACCACTAAGTGTTAAGGCTAAATCTTGTGTAATAGACCATTCATTCTCAGCAAAGAAAGAGTATTGATATCTATTCATTTCTACTATGCTATCATCAAGTGAACTTGTTGCTCCGTCTTCAAGGGTTTCATCTTTATAATTAAATCCTATAGAAGTTGTATTTTTATCAAAGAAATATGTTCCTTGAGTATTAAAAGTAAGAGTTTCAAACTCAATACCATTTCCTGTTGCTTCATTAACTCTTGAATTGTTTTTTGCTTTTTCATAATTGATATATGAGTTTATAAGAAATTTATCATAGTTTGCTTGATGCATAAGACTATATGCATAATTTACTGATTTTTGATGAGATACTTCATTCTCTACAATGTTCCCTTTTCTATCAAGATAAGTATAAGGCATACTTTTACCTGGATTAGAAGTTCTTTCTTGAACTCTATAATCATAAGATGCTGTTATTGTATTATTTTTATCAGGAGTTAATGTAAATTTTGTTCCTATATTTTTTCTTTCAAAACCTGGATCACTACCTGCTTTTAATGCACCTGAACTTTCAAAGTTACTCTCATCTTGGTTTAGTATTGAACCATTAATTGATACTGATAATAAATCTTTTATCAAAGGTAAACTAATATATGCATTTGTTTGAATAGAGTCATTATTCACTTTATTTGATGAGTCAGCTTTTATATACTCTGTTGAAATATTTGCAGTAACTTTATTTGTATTTCTTTTTGTGATAATATTAATTACACCACCCATTGCATCTGAACCATAAAGTGATGAGGCTGGACCTCTAATAATTTCAATTCTTTCAATACTATCAATTGATGGTAAAAAGTTTATAGGTGCACCACCTAAACTACCATTTGGACTGAAAGTATCATTTCCTTGCATAGGTTTTCCATCAATTAAAAATAGTGTATACTCTTTTGCCATACCTCTTATACTAATACTTTGGTTTGAACCACCACCATTAACATATAAACCAGGTACATTTTTCAATGCATCTGTAACATCTGTAAAAGATTTCTTTTCTAACTCTTCTTTTGTAATAACTGAAATTGTAGCTGCTGCATCAGCAATATTTTGCTCAATTCCAGAAGCACTTACTACAGTTACATCATTTAATTTTGTATTATTAGCATTTAGTACAGTAATAGAACTTACTAAAGCTAATGAAGTAATAAAATGTTTTTTTATGTTCATTTAATTCCCCTTGTGTATTTTGTGATTTCATAATTGTAGTAAGATATAATGATAAAAAAATGATATTTTGATAATCAATATCAAAAGTAAAGGTATTAATTAAGTAAAAACTTTATTAATACCCAAAATAAAAGAGGAACAAATATAGTAAATATTAGTAGTTTTGGTTTATATGTTAAAAATAAAGCAATAATTATTATATAAAGTGCCAAAAATCCAAAAAAATAAGTAATTCCAAGAGACAATCCAGTAGTTTTAATAAATAAAACTAAACTAATTATTAAAAGAGTATTTCCTATTAATTTTGATGAAATTTGGTAGTTTTTGTTTATATTAGTACTAATTACTACTTTATAATGTTTATTCATGCTAATACTTAAAAAAATTAAAGCTATGTATAGTATATATGCACTTATTGTCATTTTAAACCTTTTTTTGAATTTCTTATTAAAAAATATGAACCAATTGCAAATACAATAGCAGTTAAAATAAAAAATAAATCAAAATAAAAATACATTATTTCTCTATTTAATAAATCTTTTGTCCAAAATAATGCATTTAAAATTGGAATAGAAAAATAGATAATTGATGTTATAATCATCTGCTCAATCCACGCTTTTTTACTTTGTCTTAAAAAACTATGTACATAACATATTAACCAAGCGATAAAGAAAGTATTTATTTCTAAAAGATGTCTATTCTCAATGTTTACTTCAATTACTCTATTTGCAATAAAAAATATTCCAATTGCAATAAATAAACCTGTAATTGTTCCAATATTAAGTTTTTCTACAAGCTTAAAACCAATGCTTGTATTTATTTTTTGTTTTTTCTTTCTTTTTTCTATCCATAAAACTAAGCCAGTTCCTGCTAAAACAATACCACTTATTCCACAAATAAAAAACAAAAATCTCATTGTAGAGTTTGCAAATATCGCTCGATGTAAAGTTGCAAAAGTTGTATTTGTATTAATTATATTGCTACTTGTTGTTGGAGGTATATTTTTTGAAATAAGTTTTGACGTATTTGCATCATATGTTAAGTATTCCCTTTCAAATTTTGAACTAAAAATAGAAGATGTTTCTTTGGGTCTAATTTGTATTTTATATGAAGCATTTTTATTTTTACTAATAGAA
The window above is part of the Malaciobacter marinus genome. Proteins encoded here:
- a CDS encoding efflux RND transporter periplasmic adaptor subunit — translated: MDSTLQEQLNAHSKSSSKKKNIYLIAIVIIILAISYYFFILKNDNKNQEISYITQKIKKGDLQISVMATGNLNPTNSVDIGIEVSGTIKEIYVDFNDKVKVGQVLAKLDTTKLKSHVDSSKASLAISKANLKESEVNVKNKKLNYERMLKMFEQSKGKYPSKNDLDDSMFSYESSKASYEAAKSKVMQAEYNLKTDQENLDKAVVKSSIDGIVLNKAVEVGQTVAASMSTPTLFTLAKDLSKMDLIVSIDEADVANIKEGLDVTFTVDAYPKETFKGKIKQVRFNPVEESGVVTYETVALVNNAKLLLRPGMTASAEIITTELKDKLLVPNSALRFEPTDIEQVKKKSMSLTGPFRRDRKSKKSKELAGLSYKTVYILENNKLKKLRVKVLQTDGRFTSIESNLLKVDDEVVISQKSI
- a CDS encoding TolC family protein — protein: MKKILLLSSFLSLYLHAQNLDILSKEKKQLRSLDKKIIKQDHEKSKNQWISPININSNINRSHSFSDESDKLNKTVSLGFTQSIYESGGIEFTIKYANEKLQSDFLNWQNENNQILQTVYETLLQIKKINKQLEQSDYELKNKEIELILKKIQYENGKSDIIELNNAIMAKNNQYKQNVNLKNSLKKQKLILEKYTKLKYQEIKLIDFSNINKSDYIKKNIQLLYEDSLSNLASTSYKKQKASYLPKVTLSTNLSYSENEDLISNNRDDNNSGSIGLSLSMPLYDINKKATLEKLRLESLKQKVNLIDLKNQIKKEFDETLTKIQTYKNYNKIINENIELYDDLIQINQVSSQAGMSSKYDLEILKNTKKINEYDLVINNIDMQLEYAKLYFQIKANN
- a CDS encoding ABC transporter permease, translated to MLLNAFLIALKEIRRNILRSILTILGIVIGVTSVIAMVMIGDGTTANVQENISKLGTNMLTLRVGQERRGKPRSDNSARAFKQVDIDAIKNQIVNIKAIAAENSSSVNAIYSNKSYTTSIIGTSNDYFVIKDWILKSGREFDQNELNFGQTSCILGTTIVKQLFDKQDPLGAKVRLNNFACTVIGVLKSKGAAAFGRDQDEIIVVPLKMFQRKIQGNKDIKSILISINESKNIKQAKKDITLLMQERRAIKKSEENNFYIRDMQDLLSTMTSTTKMLTYLLGSIAAISLLVGGIGIMNIMLVSVTERTREIGTRLAIGAMESEVLLQFLVESIVLSTLGGIIGIILGISIGYFAVHFMELPFIINTQIIIIAFIFSTLIGVIFGYFPARKAARLNPIDALRYE
- a CDS encoding DUF3325 family protein translates to MTISAYILYIALIFLSISMNKHYKVVISTNINKNYQISSKLIGNTLLIISLVLFIKTTGLSLGITYFFGFLALYIIIIALFLTYKPKLLIFTIFVPLLFWVLIKFLLN
- a CDS encoding ABC transporter ATP-binding protein, producing the protein MNDDKTIIEFKDIVKIYGKAEAKTYALNKVSLSIKKGEFVSIMGASGSGKSTSMNMIGCLDFATSGEYLFDGINVEKLNRNQMALIRRNYLGFVFQGFNLLGRTSALENVELPLIYRKVSTKKRKELAIEALNKVGLGSVVHHTPAQLSGGQQQRVAIARAIVTNPLVLLADEPTGNLDSIKSVEIMDLLKHLNEELGITIIMVTHEEEMAKYSNRVIYFRDGHIEQTLKKGYK
- a CDS encoding TonB-dependent receptor domain-containing protein; the protein is MNIKKHFITSLALVSSITVLNANNTKLNDVTVVSASGIEQNIADAAATISVITKEELEKKSFTDVTDALKNVPGLYVNGGGSNQSISIRGMAKEYTLFLIDGKPMQGNDTFSPNGSLGGAPINFLPSIDSIERIEIIRGPASSLYGSDAMGGVINIITKRNTNKVTANISTEYIKADSSNKVNNDSIQTNAYISLPLIKDLLSVSINGSILNQDESNFESSGALKAGSDPGFERKNIGTKFTLTPDKNNTITASYDYRVQERTSNPGKSMPYTYLDRKGNIVENEVSHQKSVNYAYSLMHQANYDKFLINSYINYEKAKNNSRVNEATGNGIEFETLTFNTQGTYFFDKNTTSIGFNYKDETLEDGATSSLDDSIVEMNRYQYSFFAENEWSITQDLALTLSGRYDDNEAFGSNFSPKAYAVYHLTDKFTLKGGVTAGYKAPSLRQAAPDFAGISRGGVMIGNPDLKPEESLNYEVGLAYNDYDLGLKASLVAFHTKFEDKIQRTGKICPPNQPCTYKGTSYEPHKYGYTAYENVDEAEIEGIELTTDYNITDNLLYRHSYTYTKSEQKSGDNKGRPLNDISKHMFNAGLDWEATGKLNLWTQVNYRSKTAGDISRSGELNKQPSYTFADAGLVYDVAENIILKAGIYNLTNKEVTTDDGYDNVLDGRRYSFSMQLKF